The window ACCTACAAATTCAATGACACCGCTTGGCAATAAGCGTACTAAATCACCTGTTCGATACATTAACTTCCCTGGCTCAACTGAAAATAAATGGGGAACAAATGCTTCGGCAGTTTTTTCAGGCTGATTTAAATAACCAGCGGCTAAACCGGTACCTGCGATATATAATTCTCCAGGCTCATTGATAGGACAAAGTTGACTTTCCTTATTGACAATATACATTTCATAATTTGCAATCGGTTTGCCAATAGGTATACTTGATTGGCTGTCTGTCACTTTATCTTTCACTCTGAAATAAGAAGACAAGACTGTACATTCTGTTGGGCCATATACATTTATAATTTCTGTACTTGTCCCAAATTTTTCTTGCCATTTTTGCAAAACGGCAGACATCAGTGCTTCTCCACCGACTGACAAATATTTAAGTGATGACAATGCATCTTTTTGCTCTATAGGCAAATACGTAGCAAGTTGAGTAAAGAAAGCATTTGGTATAGTGGCCGCCGTAACTCTTTCCCGCTCAATCATATCAGCAAATGCCTCAATCGATACCCGTTCTATACTTGTTAACATATGTAATCTAGCACCAGAGAAGAAAGCCGTAAACGTTTCCGTTATAGATGGATCAAAACTATAGGAGATAAATTGAGAAAAGACATCCTGCTCGGTAGCGTGATAAATTCTTTGATTATCCGTTATTAAATTGATAACAGAGTAATGTCTGAGCATCGTACCTTTAGGCTTGCCCGTAGATCCTGAGGTATAAATGATATAGGCTAAATCAACAGGATCTAAATCGATGTTGATATTCTCTGTTGAAAATGTTTCTTCCATTTGATTCAGTGTAAAAACTGTGCGAGAGTGAAAATCGCTATGTAGTAAATCATCAAGTAATTGAGTATGTTCAACTTTGGTTAATATAAATGGAGCACCTGTATCGTTCAATAGATAATGACAACGTTCTTGCGGATAGCTCGGATCAATGGGCACATATACGCCACCAGCCTTCAAAATACCTAGCAGGCTAATCACAGTTTCCTTGCATCGCTCCATCACAATCGCTACATAATCGCCTTTTTGTAGCCCATTAGCTACCAGCATATGTGCAATTTGATTGGAGCGCTCATTTAGCTGACGATAAGTCATCGTACCACCATCAAACGACAATGCAATTCTATTTGCAAACAGTGCAGCTGATTGATAAAAAATTTCTGGTATTGTTTTATCTTTTTCATAAGAGGCTTCCGTGTGGTTTAACGCAAGATATAAGTTCTTTTCCTCATTCGTTAACAGTTGCGTAAGATTGGCAGGTAGCAACTGTTGGTCATAAATTTTTGTTTTAAGATGGGGTGTAACTAAATCAAGTCCTCGTTTTAAATTCAATCCTGACAACTCCTATTTTGTAAAAAAAGTATTCAATGGAAAAGTCATTCCCATTGAATACCTTTTCATTATGATTTCACTATAAATGTATTAACAACACTCAGTAATTCAGTAGATAGCTCTGTTAATACTTGTGCCTCGTCTGAAACTTTGTGCACAGTATTTAGCTGAGAAACAGAAGCTTCAGCTACCGCCCGTGTATTATCTCTAGAATGTCCCGAAAACTTCTCCATATCCTGAACAGATGAAGTTACTTCTTCCATACCTGCAGCCATTTCTTCAATTGTTGCTGATAGTTCTTGAATTTGACCTGAAACCTGATGAATCGAAGTTAAAATTTGACCAAAAGACTTTTCAGAATCGTTAATCATCAACAAACCATTATCTACTTCCTTCACAGCATGCATCATCACATTGACAGATTCATTTGTATCATTTTGGATATGAGATATAAGCGTGGAGATTTCTCTCGCCGATGCCTCTGATTGCTCAGCAAGTTTGCGCACTTCATCTGCCACCACCGCAAAACCACTTCCAGCTTCTCCCGCCCGTGCTGCTTCAATGGCAGCATTCAAAGCCAGTAAATTCGTTTGAGATGCAATGCCTGTAATGATACCGACGATTTCCTCGATTTTACCTGAATGGGCACCTAACATTTTTACTGATGCTGCTGATTGATTTACCGCGTTACTGATTGCATTCATCTGTGCCACAGAATTGTTGGTTGAATCATTTCCTTTTTCAGCTTCCTCTGAAGCAAGAATAGAGGATTCAGCTATCTGATTTGATGTCATTGCAATACGTTGAATACCAATACTCATTTCCTCAATCGTTATTGAACTTTCTTGCGCTTTTTGAACTTGTAAATCCGCGCCGCCAGCAATTTCCTGCATGGATGAAGCAACATTATTATAAGAATCTGTTGCTACTTGCATATGTGTAGATAAAACATGTGCTGAATTTGAGACACGTGACGAAACATTCGTTGCACTCTGAATGACTGTTCTCAAATTTTCTATCATCAGATTAAAATTATTTGTCAGCAAGCCGATTTCATCATTTGAATTAACAGGCAAAGCTTCAAGTTCCAAATTTCCTTCAGCCACTTTTTTCGATTGCAGTGAAAGTTGTTGAATGGGTGTTAGCTTCCTTTTTAACAGCGAATAAACGACGATTGAAGAACCTATTAAGAAAATAACGGTAACTAATAGTGTCCATAATGCTTCTGACATCGCTTTAGCGGTTACCATAGATACATCATAGTCAATGGCATAAGCGGCTAGGATAGAGCCATTCTCATCTAATATAGGTGTTAATCCTGTTTTATAGCTTCCAAACTTATCGCTATATATATCGGTTGCAGTTGCCTTTTCTGTTTCAAAAACCTCTTTGATTCTTGCAAGAAAATCTGTGGATAGACCCATTTCAATCATGTCTTGATTATATTCTGCACCCGAATCTAAAATACTAGATGAAAGAACAGGAGCATTTATATTTTTACCATCTACTGTAATGAGAAATAAGTTTGTGATAATGTCAGAAGCATCATTGATTTTATCCATTTCTTTTGTCAAAAGACGGGCATCTGCATTATCAGCGCTAGGTTGCTCCAATATAGAATTTATTGTATCAAGATCTATTGTTTGAGATAAAATCATCCCTTTATCAAAGAGGGATTGATCCATATCTTTTAAATTGCTATTTTTTACGATGTAATACGAAAGTCCCATAGTGACTAATCCGAATAATAGTAAGATACTTACCATAATAACTGTCAATTTCTTACTGATTGACAATTGCTTTTTCTGGCTTTTTTTCATACTCTCTCTCTTCCTCCTAAAATTACATATAAGACATATTTCTAGTGAAAAATGGACAACCGATGATGTAACGGCAAAATGTAAATGAAATAAATGCTATGCTGCAGTAACTAGGTTGATGTAATCATATAAGGTATTCATTTTACTTTTTGTCAGTATTTCTTTCAGAAAATAGTAAAGTAATCCATTCATTACCTAATCTTAATCAACTATACTGCCTAAAAATCTGATTCACAACCCAAAGAACTAACTATTTACACAGTAAAACTTTGATAACACAATAATATTATTAGTATTTTATTACCATTTATTTTAGGTTTTTGTGCATATTTTTATTTAAAAATTATAATTAATTAGTATGAATCTAAAATGGTGAGTAATGTCTATTTCCGTGGACGCTAAATCTTAAGCATATATGTACGCCAATAAATGAATAACTGTGCCATAGTTTTTCATACAGTAATGCATTGAATTCTTAATATATTTATTTTCGAAAATAATTGTGACGAACATTTCGGCAATATTATGAGTTGCAGTATGTTGGGTTCATAAGATCTTGAAGAAAATATATTAAAATCGAAATTGTTATAAAATATAACAAAGTTAATTATAATAGAAGAAAATACTTTTAAGGATGTTTAAAAATAATGGCCATTATAAAAATCAAGAAAATTAAGGTGCAAAATTTAAGAAATGTACGTAATGGTGAGATTGCATTATCGGTGGATTTTGAGTCATTTTTTAAGGCGAATGTTGTTGGTATTTACGGCCAAAATGGTTCAGGGAAAACGACAATTGTTGATGCATTTGGGTTACTGAAGACACTTATTTCTGGTTGGCTTGCTGACGTTAAACTGCCTACTCGAGAAAAACGAATGATTATGGCAGGGACGGACAAAGCAAGTATCGATATAGAATTTCTTGTGGAAAATCAATTTGGTACTTTTTATGTCCATTATTTTGTGGAGTTACAAGAAGACGGAAAAAGATTGTACACAACGGCCGAGCGATTGACTTACAGAGAAAACGAAAAAGGCAAACGCGCAAAGGTTCTTGTTTATGTGACAGAAGAGGATGTGCAAATACGTAATGCATCCCTTCTAGATATGACTGAGAAACAGCGTGTCCAAATGCTTGTCATCCATCAATTAGCAAGAAAGCAATACATGTCTTTTATCTTTCACAAAGATTTAAAGTTATTGTTACGAGAGAAGTTGACT of the Lysinibacillus fusiformis genome contains:
- a CDS encoding methyl-accepting chemotaxis protein, whose translation is MKKSQKKQLSISKKLTVIMVSILLLFGLVTMGLSYYIVKNSNLKDMDQSLFDKGMILSQTIDLDTINSILEQPSADNADARLLTKEMDKINDASDIITNLFLITVDGKNINAPVLSSSILDSGAEYNQDMIEMGLSTDFLARIKEVFETEKATATDIYSDKFGSYKTGLTPILDENGSILAAYAIDYDVSMVTAKAMSEALWTLLVTVIFLIGSSIVVYSLLKRKLTPIQQLSLQSKKVAEGNLELEALPVNSNDEIGLLTNNFNLMIENLRTVIQSATNVSSRVSNSAHVLSTHMQVATDSYNNVASSMQEIAGGADLQVQKAQESSITIEEMSIGIQRIAMTSNQIAESSILASEEAEKGNDSTNNSVAQMNAISNAVNQSAASVKMLGAHSGKIEEIVGIITGIASQTNLLALNAAIEAARAGEAGSGFAVVADEVRKLAEQSEASAREISTLISHIQNDTNESVNVMMHAVKEVDNGLLMINDSEKSFGQILTSIHQVSGQIQELSATIEEMAAGMEEVTSSVQDMEKFSGHSRDNTRAVAEASVSQLNTVHKVSDEAQVLTELSTELLSVVNTFIVKS